A section of the Humulus lupulus chromosome 2, drHumLupu1.1, whole genome shotgun sequence genome encodes:
- the LOC133814945 gene encoding uncharacterized protein LOC133814945: MVQQMPLGQQVRPCGICQLVGHPTDACPTLQKVQIEQVNAIGEFPWQPRKQYDTYSSTYNEGWRDHPNIRYGNQQQAAPTRPPRFNSQQRPQQAYVPCQQQPPTGVAQDQEPSISNMLKTLVPSNIQTQVILQKRNPIANVSVITLQSGIQYEPLTQPLSTALVQKQVVDNSIHDEPSTQKTSHKPTMPTYVPRLHFPIRLKKFKKEEADNEILEIFRKIEANIPLLDAIKQVPHYAKFFKELCTNKRKLKDDEKISVGENVSTVLQKKLPPKCKDP; encoded by the exons ATGGTTCAACAAATGCCTTTAGGTCAGCAAGTGAGACCCTGTGGCATATGTCAGTTGGTGGGGCATCCTACTGATGCATGTCCCACTCTTCAAAAGGTACAAATTGAGCAAGTAAATGCCATTGGTGAGTTTCCTTGGCAGCCAAGAAAACAATATGATACCTATTCAAGTACTTATAATGAGGGATGGAGGGATCATCCTAATATAAGATATGGGAACCAACAACAAGCAGCACCTACCAGACCACCAAGGTTTAATTCCCAACAAAGGCCTCAACAAGCCTATGTACCTTGTCAGCAACAACCTCCTACTGGAGTCGCACAAGATCAGGAACCATCAATATCAAACATGCTTAAAACTTTGGTACCATCCAATATACAAACTCAAGTAATTCTTCAGA AGAGGAACCCAATAGCAAATGTAAGTGTGATAACACTGCAAAGTGGTATACAATATGAGCCACTCACACAACCTTTATCGACAGCTCTAGTGCAAAAGCAAGTAGTAGACAACTCCATCCATGATGAACCATCAACACAGAAAACATCACATAAACCAACTATGCCAACTTATGTCCCTCGTCTGCATTTTCCAATCAGATTGAAAAAGTTTAAGAAAGAGGAAGCTGACAATGAAATTCTTGAGATTTTTCGCAAAATTGAGGCAAACATTCCATTACTTGATGCTATTAAACAAGTGCCACATTATGCTAAATTTTTTAAGGAGTTGTGCACGAATAAGAGGAAATTGAAGGATGATGAGaagataagtgtgggggagaatgtctCTACTGTTCTCCAAAAGAAGCTACCACCAAAATGCAAGGATCCTTGA